A window of the Palaeococcus ferrophilus DSM 13482 genome harbors these coding sequences:
- the thsB gene encoding thermosome subunit beta, which yields MAQLVGQGGQPVVILPEGTQRYIGRDAQRLNILAARIIAETVRTTLGPRGMDKMLVDSLGDIVITNDGATILDKIDLQHPAAKMMVEVAKTQDKEAGDGTTTAVVIAGELLRKAEELLDQNIHPSIIVKGYTMAAEKAQEILESIAIRVDPADRETLMKIAMTSITGKSAEAHKEKMAELAVGAVTQVAEKKNGTFEVDIDNIKIEKKIGESVEDSELVKGVVIDKERVHPRMPKRIEGAKIALINEALEVKKTETDAKINITAPDQLMSFLEQEERMLKEMVDQIAATGANVLFVQKGIDDLAQHYLAKAGILAVRRVKKSDMEKLAKATGAKIVTNVKDLTSEDLGFAEVVEERKIAGESMIFVEGCKNPKAVTILIRGGTEHVIDEVERALEDAIKVVKDVMEDGAVLPAGGASEIELTIKLDEYAKEVGGKEALAIEAFADALKIIPKTLAENAGLDTIDVLVKVVSEHKTKGRAIGIDVFDGEPVDMLERGIIEPLRVKKQAIKSASEAAMMILRIDDVIAAKVSKPEGGQGGMPGGMGGMGGMDMGM from the coding sequence ATGGCACAGTTAGTTGGACAGGGTGGACAGCCCGTCGTCATACTCCCGGAGGGGACCCAGAGGTACATTGGAAGGGACGCCCAGAGGCTCAACATCCTGGCCGCAAGAATTATAGCCGAGACCGTCAGGACCACCCTCGGTCCGAGGGGTATGGACAAGATGCTCGTTGACAGCCTCGGTGACATTGTCATAACCAACGATGGTGCGACCATCCTTGACAAGATCGACCTCCAGCACCCGGCCGCCAAGATGATGGTTGAGGTTGCGAAGACGCAGGATAAGGAAGCTGGAGACGGAACCACCACGGCCGTTGTCATCGCCGGTGAGCTTCTCAGGAAGGCTGAGGAGCTTCTTGATCAGAACATTCACCCGAGTATCATAGTTAAGGGTTACACTATGGCGGCCGAGAAGGCCCAGGAGATACTCGAGAGCATAGCCATAAGGGTTGACCCAGCCGACAGGGAGACCCTCATGAAGATAGCCATGACCTCGATCACCGGCAAGAGCGCCGAGGCCCACAAGGAGAAGATGGCCGAGCTTGCTGTCGGCGCGGTCACCCAGGTGGCTGAGAAGAAGAACGGCACCTTTGAGGTTGACATTGACAACATCAAGATAGAGAAGAAGATAGGCGAGAGCGTTGAGGACAGCGAGCTCGTCAAGGGCGTTGTCATCGACAAGGAGCGCGTCCACCCGAGGATGCCGAAGCGCATTGAAGGCGCCAAGATCGCCCTCATCAACGAGGCCCTCGAGGTCAAGAAGACCGAGACCGACGCCAAGATCAACATAACCGCCCCCGACCAGCTCATGAGCTTCCTCGAGCAGGAGGAGCGCATGCTGAAAGAGATGGTTGACCAGATCGCGGCAACCGGTGCGAACGTTCTCTTCGTGCAGAAGGGCATTGATGATTTAGCGCAGCACTACCTCGCCAAGGCGGGAATTCTCGCCGTCAGGAGAGTCAAGAAGAGCGACATGGAGAAGCTCGCGAAAGCCACCGGCGCTAAGATAGTCACCAACGTCAAGGACCTCACGAGCGAGGACCTCGGATTTGCGGAGGTTGTTGAGGAGCGCAAGATAGCCGGCGAGAGCATGATATTCGTCGAGGGCTGCAAGAACCCGAAGGCAGTGACCATCCTCATCCGCGGTGGAACCGAGCACGTCATTGACGAGGTTGAGAGGGCCCTCGAAGATGCTATCAAGGTCGTCAAGGACGTCATGGAAGACGGCGCGGTTCTCCCGGCCGGCGGTGCCTCGGAGATAGAGCTCACCATCAAGCTCGACGAGTACGCCAAGGAGGTTGGCGGTAAGGAGGCCCTCGCCATCGAGGCCTTTGCGGATGCCCTCAAGATAATCCCGAAGACTCTCGCTGAAAACGCCGGTCTCGACACCATTGACGTCCTCGTCAAGGTCGTCAGCGAGCACAAGACCAAGGGCAGGGCCATCGGTATTGACGTCTTCGATGGCGAGCCCGTCGACATGCTCGAGAGGGGCATAATCGAGCCGCTCCGCGTTAAGAAGCAGGCCATCAAGAGCGCCAGCGAAGCAGCCATGATGATACTCCGCATTGACGACGTCATAGCCGCGAAGGTCAGCAAGCCCGAGGGCGGTCAGGGCGGAATGCCCGGTGGAATGGGCGGTATGGGCGGAATGGACATGGGCATGTGA
- a CDS encoding Kae1-associated kinase Bud32 yields the protein MELIKQGAEAKIYLGDFEEYFEANLLPGERVVVKHRIPKRYRIGEIDLKLRKERTVREARVLHRAKAFGVNCPHVYEVNVKDMIIVMEFIEGNRLKEHLESVPMGERVELCREIGRQVAKLHNAGIVHGDLTTSNMILREGKVYLIDFGLADFDPTLEARGVDLHLLRRAMESTHYRWFEKGFEAVLEGYAEVLGEDARREIEEKLEEIESRGRYRERSWVG from the coding sequence ATGGAGCTGATAAAGCAGGGCGCGGAGGCAAAGATTTACCTTGGGGACTTTGAAGAGTACTTCGAGGCGAACCTCCTCCCGGGCGAGAGGGTCGTGGTGAAACACCGCATTCCAAAGCGCTACCGCATAGGGGAGATAGATTTGAAGCTCAGAAAGGAGAGGACTGTGAGGGAGGCGAGGGTTCTCCACAGGGCGAAGGCCTTTGGGGTCAACTGCCCCCACGTCTACGAGGTCAATGTTAAGGATATGATAATAGTGATGGAGTTCATCGAGGGGAACCGCCTCAAGGAGCACCTCGAGAGCGTCCCAATGGGGGAGCGTGTGGAACTCTGCAGGGAGATAGGTAGACAGGTTGCCAAACTCCATAACGCGGGCATAGTCCACGGCGATTTGACGACCTCCAACATGATTCTGAGAGAGGGGAAGGTTTACCTCATAGACTTTGGTTTGGCGGACTTCGACCCGACGCTGGAAGCGAGGGGCGTTGACCTGCACCTCCTCCGGAGGGCCATGGAGAGCACCCACTACAGGTGGTTCGAGAAGGGCTTTGAGGCGGTTCTGGAGGGCTACGCCGAAGTTCTGGGTGAAGATGCTAGAAGGGAAATTGAGGAAAAGCTCGAGGAGATAGAGAGCCGCGGAAGGTACAGGGAGAGGAGCTGGGTCGGCTGA